From a region of the Pseudomonadota bacterium genome:
- a CDS encoding phosphatidylserine decarboxylase, with protein MNREYQHPIIAREGWSFLLLAGVLAGLSIVYSVYLAIPLWLIFILILQFFRDPTRVTPEGDRFVCAPADGRVIFVDEAFDPYANRECLKISIFMNVFNVHSNRMPVSGLVEAKHYYPGRFFNADLDKASESNERNALLLVSKEGHQVTCVQIAGLIARRIFCYVNEGMEVIKGERFGFIRFGSRVDLYLPKSTKVLVSLGDKVVGGETIVSELPMQE; from the coding sequence GTGAACCGCGAATATCAACATCCTATAATAGCGAGAGAGGGATGGTCTTTTTTGCTCCTTGCGGGAGTGCTGGCCGGATTAAGTATTGTTTACAGTGTTTATTTGGCCATTCCGCTATGGCTAATTTTTATCTTGATCTTACAGTTTTTTCGAGATCCGACTCGCGTTACTCCTGAGGGTGATCGGTTTGTTTGCGCGCCTGCAGATGGACGCGTTATTTTTGTAGATGAGGCTTTTGATCCTTACGCCAATAGAGAATGTTTGAAGATTAGTATTTTTATGAATGTATTTAATGTTCATTCTAATCGTATGCCTGTATCAGGATTGGTTGAGGCAAAGCATTATTATCCCGGTCGATTTTTTAATGCAGATCTCGATAAGGCATCCGAGAGTAATGAGCGTAACGCTCTTCTACTCGTTTCAAAAGAAGGTCATCAAGTGACGTGTGTGCAGATCGCAGGTTTGATTGCCAGACGAATTTTTTGTTACGTCAATGAGGGAATGGAAGTGATCAAGGGTGAGCGTTTTGGCTTTATCCGCTTTGGTTCGCGAGTTGATCTTTATTTGCCTAAATCGACTAAAGTTCTGGTAAGTCTAGGGGATAAGGTCGTGGGTGGAGAGACGATCGTTTCCGAGCTGCCAATGCAGGAGTGA